The proteins below come from a single Gossypium raimondii isolate GPD5lz chromosome 2, ASM2569854v1, whole genome shotgun sequence genomic window:
- the LOC105788751 gene encoding serine/threonine-protein kinase BSK5: MGARCSKLSLCCCCPSNINNSSNLENEKESLPGFIEYSLDQLKAATSGFCTDNIVSEHGEKAPNVVYRGKLDGEDRLVAIKRFNRSAWPDPRQFLEEAKAVGKLGSERLANLIGCCCEGNERLLVAEFMPNETLSKHLFHWENQHMKWAMRLRVALFLAQALEYCSCRGRALYHDLNAYRILFDQDGNPRLSSFGLMKNSRDGKSYSTNLAFAPPEYLRTGRVIPESVVYSFGTLLLDLLSGKHIPPSHALDLIRGKNFLMLMDSCLEGQFSNDDGTEIVRLASRCLQYEPRERPNIKSLVTALTPLQKGTEVPSHVLMGISHETTSLKHTMSLTPLGEACSRMDLTAIHEILEEIGYKDDEGTANELSFQMWTDKIQETLNSKKSGDTAFRAKDFGTAIECYTHFIDSETMVSPTVLARRCLCYMMNDMPQEALGDAMQAQVISPEWPAAFYLQAAALFSLGMDNDAKETLKDGTNLEAKNHRN; encoded by the exons ATGGGAGCTCGTTGCTCCAAACTATCGCTTTGCTGCTGCTGCCCGTCAAACATCAACAACTCCTCCAATCTCG AGAATGAGAAGGAATCCTTACCTGGATTCATCGAGTACAGCTTGGACCAATTAAAAGCCGCCACGTCCGGCTTCTGTACCGACAACATTGTATCGGAGCATGGGGAGAAAGCTCCCAATGTAGTCTACCGAGGGAAGCTCGACGGCGAGGATCGTTTGGTCGCCATTAAACGCTTCAATAGATCCGCTTGGCCTGATCCTCGACAGTTCCTT GAAGAAGCGAAAGCAGTTGGCAAATTAGGAAGCGAGAGGCTGGCGAATTTGATTGGTTGTTGCTGTGAAGGAAATGAAAGATTGTTGGTTGCTGAGTTTATGCCTAATGAGACTCTCTCTAAGCATCTTTTTCACT GggaaaatcagcatatgaaatGGGCAATGAGATTGAGAGTGGCTCTATTTCTAGCGCAAGCGCTTGAATATTGCAGTTGTAGGGGAAGGGCTTTATACCATGACCTTAATGCTTATAGAATCTTGTTTGATCAG GACGGTAATCCCAGGCTCTCGAGCTTTGGCCTTATGAAGAATAGCAGAGATGGAAAAAGTTATAGTACAAACTTGGCTTTTGCCCCTCCAGAATACCTAAGGACCG GAAGGGTTATACCAGAGAGTGTAGTTTACAGCTTCGGTACCCTATTACTTGATCTTCTTAGTGGCAAGCATATACCACCGAGCCAT GCACTTGACCTAATACGTGGTAAGAATTTTCTGATGCTAATGGACTCATGTCTGGAGGGCCAATTTTCAAATGATGATGGGACTGAAATAGTCCGCTTAGCTTCTCGCTGTTTGCAGTATGAACCTCGTGAGAGGCCAAATATAAAGTCTCTTGTAACTGCTCTTACTCCGCTTCAGAAGGGAACTGAG GTTCCATCACATGTTTTGATGGGCATTTCACATGAAACAACGTCCTTGAAGCATACAATGTCACTAACACCTCTGGGAGAAGCATGCTCAAGAATGGATCTTACTGCAATACACGAAATACTGGAAGAGATCGGATATAAAGATGACGAGGGAACTGCAAATGAG CTTTCTTTCCAAATGTGGACAGATAAAATACAGGAGACCCTAAATTCGAAAAAAAGCGGCGATACCGCTTTCCGAGCAAAAGACTTTGGAACAGCCATCGAATGTTACACTCAT TTCATTGATAGCGAGACAATGGTATCGCCAACCGTGTTAGCAAGACGGTGCTTGTGCTACATGATGAATGATATGCCACAAGAAGCCCTTGGAGATGCCATGCAAGCACAGGTAATATCTCCGGAGTGGCCCGCAGCATTCTATCTCCAAGCAGCTGCTCTGTTTAGCCTTGGGATGGACAATGATGCCAAGGAAACCCTAAAAGATGGTACAAACTTGGAAGCCAAAAATCATAGAAACTGA
- the LOC105788755 gene encoding uncharacterized protein LOC105788755 translates to MLHQASWRANMQGRFKPERPNLSHTDLHPEITKGGKDVSPESSWEHKKQHADIKANDEEELVKYMSKLPSYLERGAKKPQEKVLNVGVLEWGRLEKWQGSHKQISHRTSISSLSSSNTSSSLSTDESSARSSTGHSCSPGHQRLQRPSLESYPMSVPKKGHLQFVKPFRESGGKFQDLKTTQRSTFTVQEKFIREKSSCKSNPHIKPDKFKRREMLPKIVSESVTVPNGVKDNMASCEKVKMKNQRGEFMKKAEIYQEVVGKGANQDVTEKRNTVVLLLPRDLAKTNHSGPANLSDLTTKLCKEETEPGQRTFTETFKEAHRGELSSSFYHSGPLRSELDGSKHLQIKAMGLVDANNNGFKSERSQSVPRAAKVEISSSRSRNPEEKMIHATDTSSATNEACKGLETEVPKVASEKVRSTSPFRRFSFSMGNTGKSSGLKEGSSMPKMSSTCSSAKTKPENLVASGVDTSCGDKLNAKSRARSSPLRRLIEPLLKPKAVNCRSFTNQLQESIITEGGCKSSERTRHSTMTMQPAKVKSDTTSTIVNDSALNKKCGSSAVQALLRVQVKNGLPLFTFAVDNESNILAATVKMLSSSSKGDYGCIYTFFAVKEVRKKNGMWINQGGKGKGQDYAPKIVAQMKVSGSEFSHLSRPNYVDQFSIREFVLLTLDVGQAHTQASDSQPNDEQAAIIVKIPKKNSRNSIRDGYLIDKRQSLPEATSKECLPDIKLELNSGKKDSFEGVRDINATVILPSGVHSLPNKGEPSSLIQRWKSGGACDCGGWDLGCKLRILSNKNQCNQRPSSLRGSSISNQFELFFQGGAQDNMPFFSLASFNDGIYSVEFNSSLSLMQAFSICIAVWDSGNHCELSESVPLYEERTLGETILNDGTNEPNQIEGEGPARYVSYPPISPVGRV, encoded by the exons ATGTTGCACCAAGCAAGCTGGAGGGCAAATATGCAAGGCAGGTTTAAACCAGAAAGGCCTAACTTGTCACACACCGATCTTCATCCAGAAATTACCAAAGGTGGAAAAGATGTCTCACCTGAATCTTCATGGGAGCATAAAAAGCAACATGCTGATATCAAGGCGAATGATGAAGAAGAGCTTGTGAAGTACATGTCAAAATTACCAAGTTATCTGGAGAGAGGAGCAAAAAAACCTCAAGAGAAAGTTTTAAATGTTGGGGTCCTTGAGTGGGGGCGTCTTGAAAAATGGCAGGGTAGCCATAAACAGATTTCACATAGAACTAGCATCTCTTCTCTTTCCAGCAGCAACACTTCTTCCTCATTATCAACAGATGAATCATCTGCACGTTCAAGCACAGGTCACAGTTGCTCTCCTGGTCATCAAAGGTTACAGCGACCTTCACTGGAATCTTATCCAATGTCAGTTCCCAAAAAGGGCCATTTGCAATTTGTCAAGCCTTTTAGGGAAAGCGGTGGAAAGTTTCAAGATCTCAAGACTACCCAGAGAAGCACCTTCACTGTTCAAGAAAAATTCATCAGAGAAAAATCCTCTTGCAAAAGTAATCCACATATCAAGCCAGACAAGTTCAAGAGAAGGGAAATGCTCCCAAAGATTGTTTCAGAAAGTGTAACTGTGCCAAATGGGGTAAAAGATAACATGGCATCATGTGAGAAGGTGAAAATGAAGAACCAACGTGGTGAATTTATGAAAAAGGCAGAGATATATCAAGAAGTTGTTGGAAAAGGGGCTAACCAAGATGTCACTGAAAAAAGGAACACAGTTGTCCTCCTTTTGCCCAGAGATTTAGCCAAAACGAACCATTCAGGACCAGCTAACCTTTCTGATTTAACAACGAAGTTGTGTAAAGAGGAAACAGAACCTGGGCAGAGGACCTTCACAGAAACATTTAAAGAGGCTCACCGTGGTGAGCTTAGTTCCAGTTTCTATCATTCAGGTCCATTGCGTTCTGAACTTGATGGTAGCAAACATTTACAGATTAAAGCCATGGGTTTGGTAGATGCAAATAATAATGGCTTTAAATCAGAGAGATCTCAATCTGTACCTCGTGCAGCAAAGGTAGAAATTAGTTCTTCCAGAAGCAGAAATCCAGAGGAAAAAATGATACATGCAACAGACACAAGTTCTGCTACAAATGAGGCTTGCAAAGGATTGGAGACAGAAGTACCCAAGGTTGCATCTGAAAAAGTTCGAAGCACTTCACCTTTCCGTCGTTTTAGCTTCAGCATGGGTAATACAGGCAAAAGTTCTGGCCTCAAAGAGGGCTCTTCTATGCCTAAGATGAGCTCAACATGTAGTTCTGCCAAAACCAAGCCAGAGAATCTTGTTGCTTCTGGTGTTGATACTTCTTGTGGTGATAAACTCAATGCTAAAAGCAGAGCAAGGTCCAGCCCTTTGAGAAGACTAATAGAGCCGCTTCTGAAACCAAAGGCAGTGAACTGTCGCAGTTTTACCAATCAATTACAGGAGTCAATTATAACAGAGGGTGGCTGTAAGTCATCAGAACGGACAAGACATTCAACTATGACTATGCAGCCAGCAAAAGTGAAATCAGACACAACCAGCACAATAGTAAATGATTCAGCACTGAACAAAAAGTGCGGATCTTCAGCAGTTCAAGCTCTTCTCAGAGTTCAAGTAAAGAATGGGTTACCTCTGTTCACATTCGCTGTTGATAATGAGAGTAATATCCTTGCTGCTACAGTGAAGATGTTAAGCTCTTCAAGTAAGGGTGACTATGGATGCATTTACACATTCTTTGCTGTTAAAGAAGTCAGGAAAAAGAACGGTATGTGGATAAATCAAGGAGGAAAAGGCAAAGGTCAGGATTATGCCCCTAAAATTGTTGCCCAGATGAAGGTTTCTGGTTCTGAGTTTTCTCATTTGTCCAGGCCAAACTATGTGGATCAATTTAGCATTAGAGAATTTGTTCTTCTTACCTTGGACGTAGGACAGGCACATACACAAGCATCTGATTCCCAGCCAAATGATGAGCAGGCTGCTATTATTGTCAAGATCCCAAAAAAGAACAGCAGAAATTCAATCAGAGATGGGTATCTGATTGATAAGCGTCAGAGCTTGCCTGAGGCCACATCAAAAGAATGTCTGCCAGACATAAAACTTGAACTCAACTCCGGGAAAAAGGATTCTTTTGAGGGTGTTCGAGACATTAATGCTACAGTCATACTTCCAAGTGGTGTACATAGCCTGCCAAATAAAGGCGAACCTTCATCACTGATCCAACGATGGAAATCTGGTGGAGCATGTGATTGCGGTGGCTGGGATTTGGGTTGCAAACTTAGGATTCTGTCTAATAAGAACCAATGCAACCAGCGCCCTAGTTCTTTGAGAGGTTCTTCAATTTCTAATCAATTTGAACTTTTCTTTCAG GGAGGTGCACAAGACAACATGCCTTTTTTCAGCTTGGCCTCTTTCAATGACGGTATCTATTCAGTTGAGTTCAATTCATCGCTTTCTCTTATGCAAGCATTTTCGATTTGTATAGCTGTTTGGGATAGTGGAAACCACTGTGAGCTTTCAGAATCAGTTCCCTTGTATGAAGAAAGAACTTTAGGGGAAACCATATTAAATGATGGAACAAATGAACCTAATCAAATTGAGGGAGAGGGCCCTGCTAGGTATGTCTCATATCCACCCATTTCACCAGTTGGAAGGGTCTAG